TTACTGGGTAAACCACCCCCTTTCGGAGAGATACTTTGCATTACTTGCATTTTCCTAGAGCATGTCATCATCCTATTGCTACTTCTACTTCTCCCGGAAAAACCACCGGTAGAGGATATATGCAATCTCTATGGTGTTTTTGACGATCCAACATCGTCTTCCATTTCCTATCGCTCTGCATAGCCCCGTGAACTCTACACCCGTCCGGTGGAGCGTGCGCGTGGCACAGAGACAACATACATGTGGCTTTCCTGGCCAGCGGTTTCCATGTTTTGCTAAGCTCTCTGATTGTGATCCTCTCCTGGTGTTGTCCTCTGGCGCTATGCTTCATGCGACAATTCCCCTGCTATTGCTCATGTTACCGTGTTCGTTTATTATACCATAAACTATGCGGCATCACCATGCCTCTTTTTAGCCGGCTTAACTTTTGTTTAGAAGGTTCATTTGCATTGTGCTATAATTATGTATTGGGTTTTTCTATAATTATGTAttgggtttttctttttctactcCGTATGTTTCTTGCTACGACAAGTTGTATTACTCCTCGGGCCTTCTTTGGGAGCCTTCTTTGGGAATATAATTGAGGTGGCAATGACCTCTGAAAAAAATATCTACGGGAAAACCTTTCACTTCTAAATAAAAGTACTGCTGGTTCACTTATGTCTGAGCCACACCCTTCCGACGATTCCGATTCCTTCTCATTTCCGGTCAAGACCTCCAGTGTCTCGTTTCCGGCTCATACTTCTTCTGGCTATACTCTTTGGGCAGTAGAGCATTAATAATGAATGTTTGGATGTGGACACTACATGCCCAGGGCCGGCCCTTAAATAGAATCTTTTTAGAATCTACATAGAAATATTTCTGTGGTTCATAGCACTTCAAATGAAGTTAGCATTGAACCTACATAGAAATGTGTCAGCTGCATAATTCTAACAACTTTTTCGTACCACAGAAATATTGCAAGATATTCAATGCATGCAACGTAGATATCAAACGACACCAACTAGAGCAAGTCAAATCTCTTCAGTAGCAGAAATGTCAACAGTTGCTGCATAGTGAGTGAATGCTACATAGCACTAGCAATACACCGTGCCATCACATAAATATTGTTTCTACCACAAAGTTGGGTTCCAAGTTTGAGGGTTCTAAAGGCTTCATAAGTTCAGTAATGAACACAGTAGTTTTTGCTGAAGCTTCTACAGAAAGCTCAGGGTGTTTCAGCAGCGACTAGAATCGACGTTTCTTGTTACCTGATATTGCGATGCAatgcaaaattaaaaaatgttCTGATGCCGCAGGGTGTTTTCAACTTCTCGTTAGCAGAACTGAGGGCAAGGTGTAGATCTATTATTATCAAATCTGTGAGCCCGCTGTGAATAGCTGATACTCATTTTCCATATGGGTGGTACCTGCTCGAACCTCGACCACTCGCACTCCCACCACCTCCCGTGCTTCCAGCTCCCCCGTAGCCACCATACCCTCCTGCACCATAGCCGCCAGGTGCACCATATGCGCCACCTCCGTACGCACCCCCATATGCCCCATAGGCACCATACGGAGCTCCATATATAGAACCACCATAACCAGAGGCAGGGTTACCAGCATACGCACCATAGCCTCCATATGCACCATAGCCTCTGCCGTAGGCACCATATCCTGCACTGCCATAATAGGCTGCAGCAGCTGATCGATAGTCAGCTCCATACCcatagccgccgccaccgccgccgccgccgccgccgccgctgccgctgctcccaGAACGACCtccaccgctgccgccacctCCACTGCGGTAGGAACTACGGGGGCCACCACCGCCATGACCATATCTGCCATTAGAGCTCGAATCGCCCCCACCAGGTTTCTTTGGCTCAGCCCTTTTTATTTCAACCTGCAAATTATAGAACAGGTGGAGAAGTTGTCAAAACCATTCAAGTTAACTCTGATTCAAGTGATGCTCCAAACTTGGAGTGAAAATTGAGTTATGCAATTGCCAACCAAGTAAAGCCTCTCAATGAGAAAAAATCACACAGCTTATTCCTAACTCTAGATAACAAAGGTAAGTGTTGAAAAGACAGGACAAACCCTTAAATTTACAAAAAAGGATTTGTGACAGCTGTACTCAATTAAGAAGGAAAATTCAATGGGTAAGCTTTGTCATTTGAGCAGCTCACTAGGAAAATATGCACAGGTATTAGGAGTAATCATTTACCATATGAAATATATGTGTGTTCAGGATCATTTATTTCATATCTCAGAGAACAAAGCTCCCTCTAAGGATGCAAGGACCTTAAGATCAATGCACCATAGCTTGACATAAGTAGATTTTTCTACAGTGGGAGTTATAAATTTTAAGGCTAAGGAGGGGAATAAAAGCAAAATCCAGTTAATTTGGTTCAGCAAGAAAAGGTATTGACTTTTTATCTAAAATCAAAAGCAAATAGTTTGGTAGAAGAACAGTTACAGCTTCAGCTGGTATGATTTTACTCTCTTTTCCTAGAATATGTGGTGCGATTTTGTTCTCATTAATACTATTAAAAGTATTGTACTCTTAATTATAGTTCCTCAAAAGAGAACAAGCAAGTCTGGAAAGGGCAATGCAAGCACCATACAGGTAACTTTCTGTTGAAAGTACAGATAAGATTATGCAGGGATTTAAAAAGGTAATATTTAATAGTTCCTTTCATCCTAAAACAAAGACTAGCCCAGAAGAGACACAAGTAATGCATTCTGGGTCACTATGGTTTTGACACATAGCACTATCTCTAAATGTTCCATGAAGCTATCAGTTCCAATAACAGTGTAGTTTGATATGATTACATGTTAAACCATAGTTACAGGATTCGCTACGCAACAACCACCATCAAACCCGATCTAGATCGTACCTAGATCAGGGTTCAAATTCACCTCCGACTCAGTAGCAGCAAGTAAATTAGGGAACAACAAAGGTGTATCATCACCCTTAGGTATCACATCTCCCTCACCAGACATTTGATTCCATCAAAGAACGAGGCATGTCGCCGTGGACTGGAGTCCTAAGTTCGAGGCAGTGGTTAGAAGCCACATAATCAGGGCGTCATCATGGAGAAGGGCATAAGGCAGCAGCTACAAGAGATGTAGAGGAGGGTGGCTAAGTGGAAAAAGCAGGGTCCACCAAAGTCTGAGAGCTGCAGATAGAGAGGTGGCGGCCTTCGGGAGTCACTGTGCTGCTTCACAGTTCTGCTTAGGTTTTCTAGGAATGCAAGCTGTGTAAGTGGCTTTGCGTGAGGGCTAGCTAATTGGGTGGGCCGACTTCAGCTGTATACTTACTTTTTCTAATATTTTTTCTTGTCAAGGATGATCTTCTATGGTAGTTTAATCAATTCACGAACCCAAGCAACTTCGACTTGCGAAGCAGAGATGTATGCTCCCCATCAAACTCGATTCATAGAACATGCCGAATTAAAAACCCAGACCACAAATCTGGTAACTATGTGTTAAACTATCAGTTTCAATAAGAGAGCAATTTAATACCATGCATATTGTTGTAGTAACAATTATTATATTTATAATATTAAAAATTCAAGCCACTAACCTCATACCAGATATTAATATTTGCTTCTGAATCTAATAATTGCGAGCAAGTTGAAAATACTAATTGTTACGGGGGGCAAATGAAAACACGAGAAATCTGGTAACCTGTTTCCCTCCAAGATCATGCATTCTCCCCTCCGACATAACCCTTTCAACAGCGTCCTCACTTTCAAAGGTGACGAAGCCAAAGCCTCGTGAACGCCCAGTACTATGGTCAACCATAATCTGATGCTCTTCCACCTTCCCATATGAGGAGAAGTGCTCCTTTAACTTACCTGAAAAATTTAAGTCAGTCATGCTTCGCAAATGAAACTAATAGTCTAATACACTCAAGACTTAACAACTAATTGTTGAGTATTCGAGTGATTATGAATTAATACATGTGAACCCCGTCTGGAGTTGTGAACTtcaaataatatttttaaaaCACCAATTTGTTTGCAGTCTACCTTCAGTTAGAGATGTTGGAATACCACCAACAAATATCTTTCTTGTCTTTGGCCCATCTTTTGTTGACATTTCCTCTCTCGGGACAGTCCTTTTGACTTCAACCTTaaatgaccaaaaaattgtgATCAATAACAACAAACTCCCTTCAATTTACGGTGTTACAAATGGACAACCTCCAAACCAAACTGTCAGCTTAAAGATCTTACCGTCCTTCCATCTATAGTATGCTCATCCTCCAAAACCCTGTCAATCACAGATGGATCCGAAAAAGTAACGAACCCAAATCCACGAGGCATCTTGGTATGCTTGTCCTTCATGATGACAGAATCAGTTATAGCTCCGTATTTCTGAAAGTGCTTACTGAACGTTTCTGCATACAAACAAATGACGCATCAGTGAAATGCTTGGTGAACCCACACAAATAAATGAGGCGTGAGAACaccaaaataaacaaatggaTTTCACAGGCAAGCAAAGAAATATTTAGAACACATCTAACTAGAAAATATTGAAGGAAAAAACTATCAGCATTAATATTTTTTGCCTAGTGAATTCCTCATTTCCTTGTGAAATCAAGTGTCTGAATTCTAGTcctttttttgtgaaatggacAAGTGTCATCTGTGGACAGCTTAGAACAGATCCAAAGTATCATTAATGGACAAATCTCATATGTGGTCCCCAAGAGATAGTTCTACCAGAAGTTATAAGCACAGAGCCCCTTATGAGACAGATCACTGCGATGTCAAGATCATGAATTCATGATACTCCTATCATCAAACTCCCATCCCAagtaaataaatgaaacagCATGATCACCGACAATCTGAAAGCAAGAAACATTTGTTGGACTCTAGTAACAGAACCGTATGAACCAGCTCAACCTTAGAAAATCAATTTACACAAATATACTATCATGGAAACCTACACCATGAGAGATTTCTCCACACAGTTTGGAAGCAAGCCCCCTTTATTAACTCAATGCAACATCAGAATTTCAGCTTCCCAATTCAGCAGGCATATTCGCCCAAGCACACCACAATTACAACTATTGATATTACCATTCATAGTTATTAAAATTTCAGAAGTTTTTTGACATCATTCTTACAAGATGAATCTGCCATGACACAAAATCTCAGAACCACATACGATCCATACATTGATAAACAAAACAGAATGTCTTGTACGAATAGTGCCTGAAACTATTCGTTTGAATTTTTTACTATTCACAGACGAAGTTATCCTATTTGTCTATGAATCAAAATTGCATATAaaatttggtggcatggtAGATGCAGTTTGTGTGAAtgttgtaaaataaaatattgaaACTTCCAACACTTTGGATCTGCAACAGGTGACACACAAGTTCCCCTACTTCGCTATGATGGTAATAATGGCATTTATCAAAATAAACATTGCACCCGAGCAACTTACCCAGGCAGCCAGAAATGAGTAATGTAATACCAGTGATAACACACAGGACACAACCAGAATTTTTGCTTTGGGTCCCTCTTTTCTTGACAATTGGGCACACTAAATAATCAGTATGAGTAAGTTGGCTCAGCTCATTACTACCTATGGTTTTTGTCCATTAAGATTATACCTCTGAAATAATGTATAGGCTTCTTCAGAaattacaaaaagaaaaaacagaaataggATGTATTTCAACTGATGAAGAGAATCACATAATCCAGTGAGATAAAATACTCATATCTGACCGCTGTCTCTTTTATGTTGATCTAGTGCACACAACTACATCTTTTAGACCATAGTTTTCTAAAATGCTTGCATAACTACATATTTTGTTCTGCTAAAAATGCTTGCAAGCCCAGGAGGAACAATTTATTTGACATATCTAAAATCGACCCCTTTTTAGTGAAATTCCCCGTAAGAATTACACGTATCTACCTTCGGTTGTCTCCCAGGCTACACCCCCAACGAAAATTTTCCTGTAGAAGCAACAGACCAAACCAAACGAGTTAACCAAACCTAATCCGATCCACAAACCAAACCGTAAAAGCGCAAGGAACTCACCCCGATCCGTCAGCAGGCTCCGCAGCCACGTCCTTCCCTTCCTCGCCACCAGCTTCTGAGTTAACAACGGCATCCCCTCCACCTCCGTCTCGAGTCGCCTCAGCCGcggtcctctcctcctcctcctcttcctcctccacctcctcttcaacttcttcttcaacctccaCTTCAACCTCCTCGGGCTCTTCGTCGTCATCCTCGTACCCGTTCATGGCGTTCTGGTTCTCCTCCCCGTACCCCGACATGGCGCCGACGCGACCACCACCACGGCAGCACCTGCTACGGGAACCACCGCACGCGGAGCTCAGAGAACgacgaaaccctagctccggATCGAAGTGGGCGGCGAAGCGTAGCGGCTAGATTACCTAGTAGGGGGAGAGTGGTAGGGTTTAGTATTCGTGATTGGAGCAAACCCTAGCTGCTCCGCTTCGAGCGTGGGAGGTCAGGGGACAGCCGGACAGTCGAGCTATAGAAATGGACGCGAGGTGGTCGGGACTCGCGAGGGTATTTTTAGCTCGGGTGTGGCCACAGCCCACAGACCGGGTTTGCTTGCGCGTGCGACCGTCCGATAACTCTACGACTCCCTTCTTCCCGTGTGTGTGTTTTAAGCAAGGGTTTAAGCAATCCCACGTGTTTAAGACTGCAGCAAAATACAGTACTTCCTCGTTTCGtaattcttatctcaaatttgctaaaaaatgaatgtatctatttctaaaacgtatttagatacatgtaatatttcaacaagaattatgaaacggagagagtgtCAATTAGGCTCAACAGGACATAGCATGGTCCTGCAGCGATCGGAATTGCCTACGCCGCAGAGAGGAGTGGGGTGGACACATGGGGCTTGTACATCATGCACCTGGGCTCGAGCAATCAGCCAAATTCTGCCTCGCCAATCGCCATGTTCTTCAGCAGTCATTAGCCACCCCTGTTATGACTGATCTGCCTCGTCATGTTCTTCACCAGATCGGCCAAGTTCTGCCTTAACAATGCGAAAACTAATCTGGTGAACATCATAAGCAGCTACTATTTCATGTTGCGCCCTGTGAACCATTGCCAAACCTGCCCATGCAATTGAGCCAGGTAACAATTTGAGGTATTGGGCAGGACAAACACCACAATCCTACGGGTAGCTAATAATATGAAATCTCCAATTCACACACACAGCTGCCAAAGAGACCACACTCTTTAGGATGTATTGCCAAACGATTTTGGATGAATCTttttaggccctgtttggtaTTAAAGTTTTTGGAGTGTTTTTTTGGGTATCGtccactccaaattgaaaacaCTACAAACTCCAAATGATTGTTTGGTAGGAAGAGTTTGGAGGAGAATTATCCGTAGTTTTCccaacaaaacatttcatttttttaccaattaaaacacttctcaagTTTTTGAGTGTTTTGGATGGACACCCAAAACTctcaaataccaaaacactAGACTAAAAATTACAATAACACCAAACAAGACCTTAGCTTACCGGAGCCTTTCTATACGAGTTCAACAGCTAGGGTAGTATAGAACCCAAAAAGTGTGTAGACAAATTTAATATTATAAGCGATAGAACCATATACAGTCGTATAAATTTTCTTGCAGCAATATATGTCGACCAACTTGATAAATAATGTGTGCCATTATAATAAATTTCCTTGCAGCAACATAAAAACGAGAAAGTGTGTGCCCTTATTTATGCATCAATGCATGCTCATATTATAAACTGATACAATGAGTGAAAAGAGAGATAAActgatggattttttttttgttgaaaaagttagtacaaatatcataaatccaagacacttattacaGATTTGAGGGAGTAGATCTTTGTTGTTGTGtttatttatgttttcttttaccAGTTATAATGTCTTCAGTGAATCAACAAAGCCACAACATCATCTAAAAAACAGTCGCGAAGGTTTCTCAGAATAGTTTCTGCTCATTGTAGATCGTGCACTCACGCGGGCACGTTCGGAagtatagtactccctccgatccttaTTATGGATGTATGAATTATCCAGGATAGATTGCCATGTTCTGTTCAGTAGGCAGGGGCAGCAGACAGATGACAATGTCAAATACTCGCAGCATAAGCATAGTCAAAATTGCAGATATACATATACCTATCTCGGTTGTTTCTTCCAACTGAAAGGAGCTATACTTTTTACACGGCTGGCTTTGGAACTTCTACTCGGCGGGTAAGGCCACCAATTACAACCCAACATTTCTTACACAAATAGAGAGGAAAGAACAGCAAcaaagtgaaagaaaaaattaggcaggacaaagaaaaagaaatttgcCTTATCGCTCGGTGAAGCCAAAAACCGCTGCCTTGCAGGAGCAAGTAAGGTGACATCTACTGTCGACAGGACTATCAGATGACTCGGAGATGTTCTATGATACAGTATGGATGGTTAAAGATGGGCTTTTCTTATGCAATCTGCCCTTGATCTGCTTAATCTTCGCATCCACCCTCGCGGTGAAACCAATCTTGGTCCTCTGCCTAGCCTTAGACCGCTCCCTCTTCCACATTGTTTCGTCTTCGACATCTTTTCGTAGGTACTTGATCTCCTGAATCACGTGGTGATCAAGTGGACTGCATGATCTCTGGTAGGATATGTGAATCAGGTAGGGGATGTTGCAAGCAGCGGTCACCAGAAGCGTCGCTGCCCAATACAAAGGAGCTGGCCCGAGAACTTCTAACATAATCTGGTAGTTGTCACGGGACTTCAAAGCGGTCCCGTATAGGATAATGAAGACATACCAAGTCCCTATGCTTCCCCACACAAAGAGATGTTGAATCCAGGTGAAATGGCTCATCGTGAGAGCAATCTGAATGTTGACAGCCCAGATGATGCAGGAGAACATGGTAGTTCCAACTGAGGCCATATCAGATGTCTGTCCCCCGGAACGGATTGCTTGATCATAGAAGATACAGATGTTGAGAAAGAATATCGCCAGAGATGAGTAGAGGCCATTCCCCATCCATCCTAATATGCGGTACCAGTCAAAGAAAAGGTTATTTGGCCCTTGCTGATATAGCGCTGGGAACTGCGAAGTACAAATTATAGCATGTCAGTGTTGGTGTAAGAGGGTACATTAGTTTTGGCGGATGTCCAGATAAAACTGTCCTAAGGTGCAAAGGACATGATGCATGAGTACTCCGATATCACCCAGCATCCGACTAGAAAACACATAGAGAAATTTACTCTGGAGACATTTAAACTACTCATCCGAAAACACATCGATTTGTTCTCTGTACAGCAAAATTGCGATAGGCACAAATGTACTGACATGCATGTACTTCAAGCTGATTATATGCTCCTTGACCTACTCTCTAATTATTTTCTAGACGCTAAGCAAGACAATCTACTTGAAGGAAAACACTGACATGTTTACAGGGTGGCTGAAACAACGTTAGAGAATTGTCTGTCAAATATCACAGCATAGCATTGACTAAACCACTTCTATtggttacaacttacaaggaCATTTTATGAGATCTTTCATACCATGTATTTTACAATCACATATGCCGGAGCATGTAACATAGATTGACTTGTGCCTTTCATTAGGATTGAGTCGTGAATAACGCTTCAACCGGATATTCTAAATGTGACATCATTCAATTAACTACAAAACGAAGAAAACAGAACTCAATGCACACTAAACCGAACTGGTTCATCCAGCTCACAAATTAGTGACGTTTTGGACATACCTTCACTCAAACTTAAACTTTGACTGCCAATATAATTTAAATATTTAAATTGAAAACTTTAAAACTATATGCCTATATTTGTCTCATTTTCTTCTAAAATATAACCTTTTTGTTTTATACATATACCAATATTaacaaactactccctcctttccataattcttgtctcaaatttgcccaaaaattgatgtatatattcctaaaaagcgtctagatacatgaaatatttcgacaagaattatggaacggagggagtagcaaataGTGATCTTACATCTTGAAGATCGTGCCAATGTCCAAAACATCACTTATTTGTAAACTGGGTGTATGTTTCTAATTCTAACAATATGTATGGAAAGAATAGGTTAATTCACACACATGAATTAAATGATCAGGCATACTGAAGGAGGATGAAGTTTTGACTGTAAGTGCAACCCAGCATTGCAAACAAGTGTAACATGGAAAATATCGATAGTAAATTCAGTGTGTACTCACAGTTTGATTATACTTTTCTTAAACATGCATGGCCATGTTATGAGCATAGTGTTATTATTCTTATCTGATGACAGTGCCATAAACCATCTAAACATAAACTCGGGCACAATATTAGTTCCTGATGGATTTATTTATGTTCCATTGGGATTGTGATGCTTGATGCTTCACTATTTCTCAAGAAACAAGGTTTGACAAACTATTATATCTTCTTATTTGTTAGCTTTCTACTTTAGAAGCATTATGGTACAGGTACAGTAAAAATTATCTTCCACAACAGTCTTACCCCCATAGTCCACAGCAACATGCAACGCACCACATACCATAACTAATCCTTATTGTGCCTTTCCAAGCATGCTATTATTTCTCATAGACATATGGTTAAAATAAGTTGAATATTCTACCACATACCTGTAAGCAGATTTCAGATGAAACATCTTGCTCAAATACTCCAAGTGATATAACAGGTAGAGAGGTAAGAACAACGTTAAAAAGCAGCATAAACCAGTCATCATAAACTGATTGCCCAGAAAATCCAGCAAATGCCTCAAAGTAAAATATTGTAAGTCCAAAGGTAATATTCTTGTAAAAGAAGTAGCAGATCTGCAATACCACAAAATAGGACTTAGAGAACACTAAATCGCAGATTTGAAACAATATAATTCAATAGTACTAGAATGTAACAAATTAATGAGGTGCTTTGAATGGTACCATTTGGGCAATTCTCTTGTAGCACCAATGGCCATGCACAACAAGGAGTCGCTCAAGGAACCGAAATTGGGAAATCGAAAAATCACTAGCCATCACAGCCTGGCAAAAGGAAAGAGCCATTCTCAATAATATTCAAACTATTAATGTATCTCTTAGCAATGCACTGGATTCCCAAGTGAACTATAATAATCTAGACAGACCTGCATGCCCTCAACCCCACTTATACCAACACCAATATCAGCTTCTTGAATCATGCCCACATCATTTGCACCATCACCTATTGCTAAAGTGGTTTTTCCTAGACCTTCTTTGACCAGTCGGGTCACCTGCAAAAGGTGAGCAAACTCAGAATTGGCTTATGTAGAAAATCCAGTTGTTGATTGGTGACAGATGGAGATACCAGTGCTTTCTGCCTTGGAGACACACGGCAACATATGACAGAAGCACACTCTATTGCCAGATTCAGAAACATATGTTTCATGTCATCTTCCAAAGCAAATGTAAGAGCTTTGCCATCAATAATTAGAGCAAATGCTGCATCCGGATCCTTCTCCAGCTTGACCATTTGTGAACCATTGGCGATTTGCAACATCAGACTCTCCTTTGCAGCCTGCTCAGGTGTCAAATATGAATCCAAAGCCTAAGATAAAGAGAATTACCGTGTACACCAAATCTATCCATAGTACCAGAGAAAATGCTCTGCAAAGGTACCTTTTGTGCATCCTGTGCTACTTGGTCACCAGCGGTTGTGGACAAGGATATCCGTTTCATGCCTTGCCTTAGTAAACTGCATGCGTATctgcaaaaaaaggaaatgaacAAAACCTTCAGAATAAAACATTGCCATCCTTGTAAGTAGATAAAGTCTATGCTAAATGAAGTATCTGGGGTTACAGACAATATTATTCAGAATAACTATTTTACGATCCAGCTTACCCTATGTTAATTGCAGTTTCCATCTTATCACCCGTCAGAACCCAGATTTTGAGACCTGCTTGCGCCAAACGATCAATGCACTGAGGAACCTAATAtaacatggaaaaaaattTAGCAAGTCAAAATAATTACAAGCATGATAGCAGGACAAGCAACGTAAGACACAAACGCAAAAATTAATAGATCACTCTCACCCCTGTTTGTAGTTTGTCCTCTACCGCAGTTGCACCAACAAGGATCAGCTCCTTTTCAATCAAATCCGCGACTCGCTCGAGTTGCAATTCCCTATCAGGCCCAATTGATGTCTTCGCTTGAAGAAATTCAGCATTCCAAGAAGCATATTCTGATTCCTCAAGCACTCTATATGATAGTGCTAACGTCCGCAAGCCGGCCTCACCATATTCATTGAGATGCCTAGTCGTATCAGGCTCATACAGCCTTCCATTTTTTGCTAGTCTATCAAATATGATGCTGTTCAGTTGGAACAAAGAACAACAGAAGAGTCAGGTTGAAGCATAAACAACCCATGTGGACAGTACCTAATCAGAAACCAAGAGTACAAGCCGATCTTTTGGTAGCACTTGTTCATTTGTCATTTTCTTGGTTTATGGTTAACAAAGTTAGCAGAGTGTAAAAAAATCTGGACAGAGATGACAGCGCATGTTGAGGTATCAACTTACAGTATAAGCATCAgcaaatgaaaatatatttggtTTAAAATCTTACGTATCTGCTCCTTTGCAAAGAAGAACAATTCGATTATCTTCATCCTTCAGAATCACCGTCATTCGCTTTCTTTTGCTGTTGAATTCCAATAAATTGAGAATCTTGAACTCCCTAAGAAATCACAATTGAAGATGAAGATAAATGAATAAACATGAATCAGAAAAGCAGAGGATTCTgcttaaaaataaataaaagatgcTAGAGCTACAATATGGAATACTAATATGCAACCTCTCAGTTGGGCCATTAGAAGTGTGTTTCTCCCTGATAAATACACTCGATTGTGTTCTCttgaaaaattcaaatccaaattcTCTGGCTGCCACAAGAAAAGCCCCCTCATCAGGTGATTCTGCTTCATAGGTAAGAGCACCCGTTGCCTCGTTCACCTCAGGAATTGCAGT
This is a stretch of genomic DNA from Brachypodium distachyon strain Bd21 chromosome 1, Brachypodium_distachyon_v3.0, whole genome shotgun sequence. It encodes these proteins:
- the LOC100837968 gene encoding heterogeneous nuclear ribonucleoprotein A0 isoform X2; this encodes MTTKSPRRLKWRLKKKLKRRWRRKRRRRRGPRLRRLETEVEGMPLLTQKLVARKGRTWLRSLLTDRETFSKHFQKYGAITDSVIMKDKHTKMPRGFGFVTFSDPSVIDRVLEDEHTIDGRTVEVKRTVPREEMSTKDGPKTRKIFVGGIPTSLTEGKLKEHFSSYGKVEEHQIMVDHSTGRSRGFGFVTFESEDAVERVMSEGRMHDLGGKQVEIKRAEPKKPGGGDSSSNGRYGHGGGGPRSSYRSGGGGSGGGRSGSSGSGGGGGGGGGGGYGYGADYRSAAAAYYGSAGYGAYGRGYGAYGGYGAYAGNPASGYGGSIYGAPYGAYGAYGGAYGGGAYGAPGGYGAGGYGGYGGAGSTGGGGSASGRGSSRYHPYGK
- the LOC100838453 gene encoding probable phospholipid-transporting ATPase 4, with amino-acid sequence MARTGGRKRDRLRWSKLYTFSCFRTPSTDEAAGPSATNGSAVGGPGFSRIVHCNNSILHRRKPLKYPTNYISTTKYNVLTFLPKAIFEQFRRVANLYFLLTAILSLTPVCPFSPVSMIAPLAFVVGLSMIKEALEDWRRFMQDMKVNNRKVSVHKGDGEFGYRHWEDLCVGDVVRVEKDQFFPADLLLLSSSYEDGICYVETMNLDGETNLKLKRSLEVTLPLEEDDLFKDFRGVIRCEDPNPSLYTFVGNLEYERQVYALDPFQILLRDSKLRNTSFIYGVVIFTGHDSKVMQNSTESPSKRSRIEKKMDMIIYVLFTVLVLISLISSIGFAVRIKLDLPRWWYLQPQNSNKLDDPSRPALSGIFHLITALILYGYLIPISLYVSIEVVKVAQAHFINQDLHMFDEETGNTAQARTSNLNEELGQVHTILSDKTGTLTCNQMDFLKCSIAGVSYGVRSSEVERAAAKQMASGAADHDIHVEDVWENNEDEIQLVEGVTFSVGKTQKSSIKGFSFEDDRLMHGNWTNEPNSSTVLLFFRILALCHTAIPEVNEATGALTYEAESPDEGAFLVAAREFGFEFFKRTQSSVFIREKHTSNGPTEREFKILNLLEFNSKRKRMTVILKDEDNRIVLLCKGADTIIFDRLAKNGRLYEPDTTRHLNEYGEAGLRTLALSYRVLEESEYASWNAEFLQAKTSIGPDRELQLERVADLIEKELILVGATAVEDKLQTGVPQCIDRLAQAGLKIWVLTGDKMETAINIGYACSLLRQGMKRISLSTTAGDQVAQDAQKAAKESLMLQIANGSQMVKLEKDPDAAFALIIDGKALTFALEDDMKHMFLNLAIECASVICCRVSPRQKALVTRLVKEGLGKTTLAIGDGANDVGMIQEADIGVGISGVEGMQAVMASDFSISQFRFLERLLVVHGHWCYKRIAQMICYFFYKNITFGLTIFYFEAFAGFSGQSVYDDWFMLLFNVVLTSLPVISLGVFEQDVSSEICLQFPALYQQGPNNLFFDWYRILGWMGNGLYSSLAIFFLNICIFYDQAIRSGGQTSDMASVGTTMFSCIIWAVNIQIALTMSHFTWIQHLFVWGSIGTWYVFIILYGTALKSRDNYQIMLEVLGPAPLYWAATLLVTAACNIPYLIHISYQRSCSPLDHHVIQEIKYLRKDVEDETMWKRERSKARQRTKIGFTARVDAKIKQIKGRLHKKSPSLTIHTVS
- the LOC100837968 gene encoding heterogeneous nuclear ribonucleoprotein A0 isoform X1; protein product: MSGYGEENQNAMNGYEDDDEEPEEVEVEVEEEVEEEVEEEEEEEERTAAEATRDGGGGDAVVNSEAGGEEGKDVAAEPADGSGKIFVGGVAWETTEETFSKHFQKYGAITDSVIMKDKHTKMPRGFGFVTFSDPSVIDRVLEDEHTIDGRTVEVKRTVPREEMSTKDGPKTRKIFVGGIPTSLTEGKLKEHFSSYGKVEEHQIMVDHSTGRSRGFGFVTFESEDAVERVMSEGRMHDLGGKQVEIKRAEPKKPGGGDSSSNGRYGHGGGGPRSSYRSGGGGSGGGRSGSSGSGGGGGGGGGGGYGYGADYRSAAAAYYGSAGYGAYGRGYGAYGGYGAYAGNPASGYGGSIYGAPYGAYGAYGGAYGGGAYGAPGGYGAGGYGGYGGAGSTGGGGSASGRGSSRYHPYGK